A DNA window from Streptomyces parvus contains the following coding sequences:
- a CDS encoding oxygenase MpaB family protein, which yields MTASPNGPHPTGPRTPEPLGPDSLTWRWFGDWRGLLLAPWAGSMQNMHPELGAGVAEHSRFFEERWERLFRSLYPIGGVVYDGPLAARTAREVRGYHASVSGVDAHGRPYHALNPGTFYWAHATFFMLTVQVAERFGGGLTEAQRRTLFDEHVRWYALYGLSMKPVPGSWEEFQRYWDHMCAHVLEDNRPTRDVLNMRRIARPPLLRWLPSPLWALARVPLVRTTLWITVGLYPQTVRDRLGLRWTPQDERLLCLLSRSVHHAWRYVPERHRFHPRARAGWDRERGRSASAPVETPARNLPPEERRGLPQHYVPRGGPRD from the coding sequence GTGACAGCGTCACCGAACGGGCCGCACCCGACCGGCCCGAGAACCCCCGAACCGCTCGGCCCCGACTCCCTCACCTGGCGCTGGTTCGGCGACTGGAGGGGTCTCCTCCTCGCCCCCTGGGCCGGATCGATGCAGAACATGCACCCCGAGCTGGGCGCGGGCGTCGCCGAGCACTCACGCTTCTTCGAGGAGCGCTGGGAGCGACTCTTCCGCTCGCTGTACCCGATCGGGGGAGTGGTCTACGACGGCCCGCTCGCCGCGCGTACGGCCCGCGAGGTGCGCGGCTACCACGCCTCGGTCAGCGGCGTCGACGCGCACGGCCGCCCGTACCACGCGCTCAACCCGGGCACCTTCTACTGGGCGCACGCCACGTTCTTCATGCTGACCGTGCAGGTCGCCGAGCGTTTCGGCGGCGGCCTCACCGAGGCGCAGCGGCGCACGCTCTTCGACGAGCATGTCCGCTGGTACGCGCTGTACGGCCTCTCGATGAAACCCGTCCCCGGCAGCTGGGAGGAGTTCCAGCGGTACTGGGACCACATGTGCGCCCATGTCCTGGAGGACAACCGGCCGACCCGTGACGTCCTGAACATGCGCCGTATCGCCCGGCCGCCCCTCCTGCGGTGGCTGCCGTCGCCGCTCTGGGCCCTCGCCCGCGTCCCGCTCGTCCGGACGACCCTGTGGATCACGGTCGGCCTGTACCCGCAGACCGTCCGGGACCGCCTGGGCCTGCGCTGGACGCCCCAGGACGAACGCCTGCTGTGTCTGTTGAGCCGGTCGGTGCACCACGCCTGGCGTTACGTCCCCGAGCGGCACCGCTTCCACCCGCGCGCCCGGGCGGGCTGGGACCGCGAGCGGGGCCGCTCCGCGTCGGCCCCCGTGGAGACACCGGCCCGGAACCTGCCGCCCGAGGAACGGCGAGGGCTCCCGCAGCACTACGTGCCGAGAGGCGGCCCTCGCGACTGA